A single genomic interval of Argopecten irradians isolate NY chromosome 8, Ai_NY, whole genome shotgun sequence harbors:
- the LOC138328911 gene encoding titin-like, whose translation MRTDEDCYESKPTVDDINDGIIQYESKPTVDDINDDITQYEPKPTVDDINDDINQYEPKPTVDDINDDINQYEPKPTVDNINDDITQYEPKPTVDDINDDITQYEPKPTVDNINDDINQYEPKPTVDDINDGINQYEPKPTVDDINDAIIQYEPKPTVDDINDDINQYEPKPTVDDINDAITQYEPKPTVDDINYDITQYESKPTVDDINDGITQYIPKPTVDDINNGITKYIPKPTVDDINDGINQYEPKPTVDDINDDITQYEPKPTVDDINDGINQYEPKPTVDDINDDITQYESKPTVDDINDGIIQYESKPTVDDINDGVTQYESKPTVDDINDGIIQYESKPTVDDINDGVTQYESKPTVDDINDGIIQYESKPTVDDINDGIIQYESKPTVDDINDDITQYESKPTVDDINDGVTQYEPKPTVDDINDGIIQYESKPTVDDINDGIIQYESKPTVDDINDGVTQYESKPTVDDINDGIIQYESKPTVDDINDDINQYEPKPTVDDINDAITQYEPKPTVDDINYDITQYESKPTVDDINDGITQYIPKPTVDDINNGITKYIPKPTVDDINDGINQYEPKPTVDDINDDITQYEPKPTVDDINDVDDINDGITQYIPKPTVDDINNGITKYIPKPTVDDINDGINQYEPKPTVDDINDDITQYEPKPTVDDINDGINQYEPKPTVDDINDDITQYESKPTVDDINDGIIQYESKPTVDDINDGVTQYESKPTVDDINDGIIQYESKPTVDDINDGIIQYESKPTVDDINDGVTQYEPKPTVDDINDGVTQYESKPTVDDINDDIIQYESKPTVDDINDGVTQYESKPTVDDINDGIIQYESKPTVDDINDGIIQYESKPTVDDINDGVTQYELKPTVDDINDDITQYEHKPTVDDINVGITQYEHKPTVDDINDGITHYESKPTVDDINHGITQYESKPTVDDLNDGITQYKPMPTVDDINITQYEPKPIVDDINDNIIQYEPKPTVDDINITQYEPKPTVDDINDGITQYESKPTVDDINDGITQYESKPTVDDINDGITQYESEPTVDDINDGIIQYESKPTVDDINDGIIQYESKPTVDDINHGITQYESKPTVDDLNDGITQYKPMPTVDDINITQYEPKPTVDDINITQYEPKPTVDDINDGITQYESKPTVDDINDGITQYESKPTVDDINDGITQYEPKPTVDNINDGIIQYEPKATVDNINDAITQYEPKPIVDDINDDITQYESKPTVDDINDGITQYEPKPTVDDINVGITQYEPKPIVDDINDDIIQYESKPTVDDINDGITQYEPKPTVDDINVGITQYEPKPTVDDINVGITQYEPKPTVDDINDDITQYEPKPTVDDINDGITQYESKPTVDDINDDITQYESEPTVDDINDGIIQYESKPTVDDINDGIIQYESKPTVDDINHGITQYESKPTVDDLNGGITRYKPMPTVDDINITQSEPKPTVDDINITQYEPKPTVDDINDGITQYKSKPTVDDINDGITQYESKPTVDDINDGITQYEPKPTVDNINDGIIQYEPKPTVDDINDGITQYESKPTVDDINDGIIQYESKPTVDDINDGITQYEPKPTVDDINNGITQYEPKPIVDDINDGITQYEPKPTVDDINDGITQYEPKPIVDDINDGITQYEPKPTVDDINDGITQYEPKPTVDDINDGITQYEPKPTVDDYESKPTVDDINDGITQYETRPTVDDINDGITQYVSKPTISDINDGITQYESKPTVDDVNDDITQYEHKPTVVDLYDGITQYESKPTVDDINDYITQYESKPTVDDINDDITQYESKPTVDDINDGITQYDQSQLSMI comes from the exons ATGCGGACTGATGAAGACTGT TATGAATCCAAGCCAACTGtcgatgatataaatgatgGCATTATCCAGTATGAATCCAAGCCAACTGtcgatgatataaatgatgACATTACCCAGTATGAACCCAAGCCAACTGTAGATGATATAAATGATGACATTAACCAGTATGAACCCAAACCAACTGtcgatgatataaatgatgACATTAACCAGTATGAACCCAAACCAACTGTCGATAATATAAATGATGACATTACCCAGTACGAACCCAAGCCAACTGTAGATGATATAAATGATGACATTACCCAGTATGAACCCAAGCCAACTGTAGATAATATAAATGATGACATTAACCAGTATGAACCCAAACCAACTGtcgatgatataaatgatgGTATTAACCAGTATGAACCCAAACCAACTGtcgatgatataaatgatgCCATTATCCAGTATGAACCCAAGCCAACTGtcgatgatataaatgatgACATTAACCAGTATGAACCCAAGCCAACTGtcgatgatataaatgatgCCATTACCCAGTATGAACCCAAGCCAACTGTCGATGATATTAATTATGACATTACCCAGTATGAATCCAAGCCAACTGtcgatgatataaatgatgGCATTACCCAGTATATTCCCAAGCCAACTGTCGATGATATAAATAATGGCATTACCAAGTATATTCCAAAGCCAACTGtcgatgatataaatgatgGTATTAACCAGTATGAACCCAAACCAACTGtcgatgatataaatgatgACATTACCCAGTATGAACCCAAGCCAACTGtcgatgatataaatgatgGTATTAACCAGTATGAACCCAAACCAACTGtcgatgatataaatgatgACATTACCCAGTATGAATCCAAGCCAACTGtcgatgatataaatgatgGCATTATCCAGTATGAATCCAAGCCAACTGtcgatgatataaatgatgGCGTTACCCAGTATGAATCCAAGCCAACTGtcgatgatataaatgatgGCATTATCCAGTATGAATCCAAGCCAACTGtcgatgatataaatgatgGCGTTACCCAGTATGAATCCAAGCCAACTGtcgatgatataaatgatgGCATTATCCAGTATGAATCCAAGCCAACTGtcgatgatataaatgatgGCATTATCCAGTATGAATCCAAGCCAACTGtcgatgatataaatgatgACATTACCCAGTATGAATCCAAGCCAACTGtcgatgatataaatgatgGCGTTACCCAGTATGAACCCAAGCCAACTGtcgatgatataaatgatgGCATTATCCAGTATGAATCCAAGCCAACTGtcgatgatataaatgatgGCATTATCCAGTATGAATCCAAGCCAACTGtcgatgatataaatgatgGCGTTACCCAGTATGAATCCAAGCCAACTGtcgatgatataaatgatgGCATTATCCAGTATGAATCCAAGCCAACTGtcgatgatataaatgatgACATTAACCAGTATGAACCCAAGCCAACTGtcgatgatataaatgatgCCATTACCCAGTATGAACCCAAGCCAACTGTCGATGATATTAATTATGACATTACCCAGTATGAATCCAAGCCAACTGtcgatgatataaatgatgGCATTACCCAGTATATTCCCAAGCCAACTGTCGATGATATAAATAATGGCATTACCAAGTATATTCCAAAGCCAACTGtcgatgatataaatgatgGTATTAACCAGTATGAACCCAAACCAACTGtcgatgatataaatgatgACATTACCCAGTATGAACCCAAGCCAACTGtcgatgatataaatgatg tcgatgatataaatgatgGCATTACCCAGTATATTCCCAAGCCAACTGTCGATGATATAAATAATGGCATTACCAAGTATATTCCAAAGCCAACTGtcgatgatataaatgatgGTATTAACCAGTATGAACCCAAACCAACTGtcgatgatataaatgatgACATTACCCAGTATGAACCCAAGCCAACTGtcgatgatataaatgatgGTATTAACCAGTATGAACCCAAACCAACTGtcgatgatataaatgatgACATTACCCAGTATGAATCCAAGCCAACTGtcgatgatataaatgatgGCATTATCCAGTATGAATCCAAGCCAACTGtcgatgatataaatgatgGCGTTACCCAGTATGAATCCAAGCCAACTGtcgatgatataaatgatgGCATTATCCAGTATGAATCCAAGCCAACTGtcgatgatataaatgatgGCATTATCCAGTATGAATCCAAGCCAACTGtcgatgatataaatgatgGCGTTACCCAGTATGAACCCAAGCCAACTGtcgatgatataaatgatgGCGTTACCCAGTATGAATCCAAGCCAACTGtcgatgatataaatgatgACATTATCCAGTATGAATCCAAGCCAACTGtcgatgatataaatgatgGCGTTACCCAGTATGAATCCAAGCCAACTGtcgatgatataaatgatgGCATTATCCAGTATGAATCCAAGCCAACTGtcgatgatataaatgatgGCATTATCCAGTATGAATCCAAGCCAACTGtcgatgatataaatgatgGCGTTACCCAGTATGAACTCAAACCAACTGtcgatgatataaatgatgACATTACCCAGTATGAACACAAGCCAACTGTAGATGATATAAATGTTGGCATTACCCAGTATGAACACAAGCCAACTGTAGATGATATAAATGATGGCATCACCCACTACGAATCCAAGCCAACTGTCGATGATATAAATCATGGCATAACCCAGTACGAATCCAAACCAACTGTCGATGATTTAAATGATGGCATTACCCAGTATAAACCCATGCCAACTGTCGATGATATAAACATTACCCAGTATGAACCCAAGCCAATTGtcgatgatataaatgataaCATTATCCAGTATGAACCAAAGCCAACTGTCGATGATATAAACATTACCCAGTATGAACCCAAGCCAACTGtcgatgatataaatgatgGCATAACCCAGTACGAATCCAAGCCAACTGtcgatgatataaatgatgGCATAACCCAGTACGAATCCAAGCCAACTGtcgatgatataaatgatgGCATTACCCAGTATGAATCCGAGCCAACTGtcgatgatataaatgatgGCATTATCCAGTATGAATCCAAGCCAACTGtcgatgatataaatgatgGCATTATCCAGTATGAATCCAAGCCAACTGTCGATGATATAAATCATGGCATAACCCAGTACGAATCCAAACCAACTGTCGATGATTTAAATGATGGCATTACCCAGTATAAACCCATGCCAACTGTCGATGATATAAACATTACCCAGTATGAACCCAAGCCAACTGTCGATGATATAAACATTACCCAGTATGAACCCAAGCCAACTGtcgatgatataaatgatgGCATTACCCAGTATGAATCCAAACCAACTGtcgatgatataaatgatgGCATTACCCAGTATGAATCCAAGCCAACTGtcgatgatataaatgatgGTATTACCCAGTATGAACCCAAGCCAACTGTAGATAATATAAATGATGGCATTATCCAGTATGAACCCAAGGCAACTGTAGATAATATAAATGACGCCATTACCCAGTATGAACCCAAGCCAATTGTAGATGATATAAATGATGACATTACCCAGTACGAATCCAAGCCAACTGtcgatgatataaatgatgGCATTACCCAGTACGAACCCAAGCCAACTGTCGATGATATAAATGTTGGCATTACCCAGTATGAACCCAAGCCAATTGTAGATGATATAAATGATGACATTATCCAGTATGAATCCAAGCCAACTGtcgatgatataaatgatgGCATTACCCAGTACGAACCCAAGCCAACTGTCGATGATATAAATGTTGGCATTACCCAGTACGAACCCAAGCCAACTGTCGATGATATAAATGTTGGCATTACCCAGTACGAACCCAAGCCAACTGtcgatgatataaatgatgACATTACCCAGTATGAACCCAAGCCAACTGtcgatgatataaatgatgGCATTACCCAGTACGAATCAAAGCCAACTGtcgatgatataaatgatgACATTACCCAGTATGAATCCGAGCCAACTGtcgatgatataaatgatgGCATTATCCAGTATGAATCCAAGCCAACTGtcgatgatataaatgatgGCATTATCCAGTATGAATCCAAGCCAACTGTCGATGATATAAATCATGGCATAACCCAGTACGAATCCAAACCAACTGTCGATGATTTAAATGGTGGCATTACCCGGTATAAACCCATGCCAACTGTCGATGATATAAACATTACCCAGTCTGAACCCAAGCCAACTGTCGATGATATAAACATTACCCAGTATGAACCCAAGCCAACTGtcgatgatataaatgatgGCATTACCCAGTATAAATCCAAACCAACTGtcgatgatataaatgatgGCATTACCCAGTATGAATCCAAGCCAACTGtcgatgatataaatgatgGTATTACCCAGTACGAACCCAAGCCAACTGTAGATAATATAAATGATGGCATTATCCAGTATGAACCCAAGCCAACTGtcgatgatataaatgatgGCATAACCCAGTACGAATCCAAGCCAACTGtcgatgatataaatgatgGCATTATCCAGTATGAATCCAAGCCAACTGtcgatgatataaatgatgGCATTACCCAGTATGAACCCAAGCCAACTGTCGATGATATAAATAATGGCATTACCCAGTATGAACCCAAGCCAATTGTAGATGATATAAATGATGGCATTACCCAGTATGAACCCAAGCCAACTGtcgatgatataaatgatgGCATTACCCAGTATGAACCCAAGCCAATTGTAGATGATATAAATGATGGCATTACCCAGTATGAACCCAAGCCAACTGtcgatgatataaatgatgGCATTACCCAGTATGAACCCAAGCCAACTGtcgatgatataaatgatgGCATTACCCAGTATGAACCCAAGCCAACTGTCGATGAT TATGAATCCAAGCCAACTGtcgatgatataaatgatgGCATTACCCAGTACGAAACCAGGCCAACTGtcgatgatataaatgatgGCATTACCCAGTATGTATCCAAGCCAACTATCTCCGATATAAATGATGGCATTACCCAGTATGAATCCAAGCCAACTGTCGATGATGTAAATGATGACATTACCCAGTATGAACACAAACCAACTGTCGTTGATTTATACGATGGCATTACCCAGTATGAATCCAAGCCAACTGTCGATGATATAAATGATTACATTACCCAGTATGAATCCAAGCCAACTGtcgatgatataaatgatgACATTACCCAGTATGAATCCAAGCCAACTGtcgatgatataaatgatgGCATTACCCAGTATGACCAAAGCCAACTGTCGatgatataa